Within the Kribbella aluminosa genome, the region GTCCATGCCGTTCGCGGGCTCGTCGAGGATCAGTACGGCGGGGTCGCCGAGCAGCGCGGCCGCGATGCCGAGCCGCTGCCGCATACCGAGCGAGTACTGACCGACGCGGCGCTTCGCGGCGTGGCTGAGTCCGACCGCCTCGAGCATCTCGTCGGCGCGGGTCTTCGGCACCCCGAGCAGGCTCGCGTTCAGCAGCAGCGTCTCGCGGCCGGTGCGGCCCGGGTGCTGCGCGGCGGCGTCGAGCATGACCCCGACGACCCGCCCCGGGTTCGGCAGCTCGACGTACCGCTTGCCGCTGATGGTCGCGGTGCCCGAGGTCGGCGGCGTCAGGCCGGTCAGCATCCGCAGCGTGGTGGACTTGCCGGCCCCGTTCGGCCCGAGGAAGCCGGTGATGCTGCCCGGCTGGACGGTGAACGAGACGTCCTGGACAGCCGTGGTGCTGCCGTAGCGCTTGGTCAGGTTCTCGACGGTGATCATGGCAACGAGTCAACCGTCGGCGACCCCCTCCGCACATCGGACGACCGGCTGCTCCGACCCCCTACGAAAGTCGTCCGTCCGGGTCCGGAACCTACCCGGAAGGGGGAGGTGATCGCGTCGCCGGTCGAACTACAGTGACGGAATGCGACGGTTGCGCCGGTGGTACGCCTGGTGGTTCAGGCATGCCCCGCGCCTGCGCGACATCCTGTACGTCGGCTTCAGCCTGCTGACCATCGTCCTGCAGGCCGCGTCCGGCTCCGGCGGCTGGAGCCCCAAGGACTGGTACGTGCTGGGTGCCGGCATCGTCGCCTCGGTCGCGCTGTTCTGGCGCCGGCGCTTCCCGGTGACCGTCACCGCGATCGCCGTCCTCGCGATGCTCACCGGGGGAATCTTCGTCCCGATGGGCCTTGCGCTGCTGACGTTGTCGATCCGCCGCCGCGACTACGCACTGGCCGTCCTCGGCGTCGCGGCGTACGCCGCCTACGTCCTGAACAGCTGGGGTGGCAAGGGATCGATCTGGGTGCAGGTCTTCACCGCGCCGTTCCTGGTCGGCACCTGGATCGCGATCGGTGCGTACGTCGGCGCCCGCCGCGACCTGATGGCGTCCTGGCGGGACCGGGCCGAGCGGGCAGAGGCCGAGCGTGAGCTGCGCAGCGAGCAGGCCAGGCTCGGCGAGCGGGCCCGGATCGCGCAGGAGATGCACGACGTGCTCGCGCACAAGGTCTCGCTGATCGCGCTGCACGCCGGCGGCCTGGAGGTGAACCCGACGGTCGGCGCCGACAAGGTCGAAGGGTCTGCCCGGCTGATCCGCGAGACCGCACGACAGGCGATGGAGGACCTCCGCGAGGTCCTCGGCGTACTGCGGACCGACGTCAGCGTGGCGGGTGCCGACCTTGCCCCGGTCCCGAAGGCATCCGACCTGGAACGGCTGATCACGGCGTCCCGGGACGCCGGGGTGACGGTCGGGTATGACGGTGCGCTGCCGGACGACGTACCGGTGGCGGTCGGCCGGACGGTCTACCGGGTCGTCCAGGAGTCGCTGACCAACGTGCACAAGCATGCCCGCGGCGCCGCGACCGACGTACAGGTGCACGGTGCTCGGGGAGCGGGCGTGACGGTCAGGGTGACGAACGTACGGCCGGTGGCCGCCGGCTCGCTGCTGCCCGGTGCCGGCGCCGGGCTGGTCGGTCTGCGCGAGCGGGTCGAGCTGGCCGCCGGACGGTTGTCCACAGGGCCGACGCCCGACGGCGGCTGGCAGGTCGAGGCGTGGATACCGTGGGACGACCATCGGCAGGACAGCGAGCCGGTGCTCGTGGACGAAGGAGAACGATGACGCGGCTGCTGATCGTGGACGACGAGGCGCTGGTGCGGGCCGGGCTGAAGATGATCCTCGAGTCCGACGAGGACCTCGAGGTGGTCGCCGAGGCCGAGGACGGCGCGGACGCCGCCGCGATGGTCAAGGAGCACCGGCCCGACGTCGTACTGATGGACATCCGGATGCCGCGGCTGGACGGGCTGGCCGCGACCCGGGAGGTGCAGGCGCTGCCGGATCCGCCGAAGATCGTCGTACTGACGACCTTCGACCTGGACGACTACGTGTTCCGGGCGTTGCAGGCCGGGGCGAGCGGGTTCCTGCTGAAGGACACCCCGCCCCGCGAGCTGGTGCAGGCGATCAAGGTGGTGGCGGCCGGGGACGCGATGCTCTCGCCGGCGGTGACCCGGCGCCTGATCGGGCACTTCGCCGGGGACTCGCGCCCCGATCGGCGACGGTCGGCGCAGGAACGGATCAGCAGGCTCACCGAGCGCGAGCGGGAGGTCCTGGTCGAGGTCGGCCACGGCCTGCAGAACGCCGACATCGGCCGGAAACTGTTCATGAGCGAGGCCACCGTGAAGGCGCACGTCTCCCGGGCCTTGGTGAAGCTGGACGCGACCAACCGCGTCCAGGTGGCGATCCTGGCCTACGAGGCCGGACTCCTGGACGACTGACCGACTAGGCCGACTGGTTCCGCCAGGACAGGACGGTGGCGAGGCACACGAGGGCCACGAGGGTCCAGAAGGCCGGGTAGAACCAGCTCGGGGCGTGATGCCAGATGAAGAGCTCGTCACCGGAGCTGAGGAAGACATGGAGCTGGGACTTTCCGGTGGCGTGTGCCCGCTCCACGAGTGCCCGTGTGTAGGCGTAGGTGGTGGCGCCGACCGCGAGGATCCAGAGCACCACGGCCAGTCGTCTCACACACGCCTCCGCTTTCGAAGAGCGGTCAGCGTAGGAGGCAGGGGTGAACAACAGGAAACCGACCCGGGCCGTCGGAGGGGTGGGGGCGACGGCCCGGATCGGTTTCGGATGTCAGCGTGCCCGGGGGAGAGAACGCTGACGACCGGCGGCGCCCATTGGGGGGAAGGCACCCGCCGGTCAGGACTCAGATCCGCCCGAAGGCGACGCTACTGGTCCAGATCTGCGCCTTCGCGACCGGACGGCCCGGCCTCGAGGAGTGCCACAGCATGTTCCCGCCGGCGTAGATGCCGACGTGGTACACACCGCCGCCGCCGTTGCTGAAGAACACCAGATCGCCCGGCTTCGCAGCGCTACGGCTGATGTGCTTGGTCGCGGCGTACTGCTCACGCGCCGTGCGGGGCAGCTTGTGCCCGGCGTACTTGTAGACGTAGCCGGTGTAACCGGAGCAGTCGAAGCCGCTGGTGCTGGTGCCACCGTAGCGGTACGGCGTGCCCTTGAGCTTGGCTGCTTCCTTGAGCACCTTGGCCCGGAACGTGCCGACGCCGGCCGAGGCAGAGCTCGCACCATGGTTGCCGTACAGCACCTTGTGCTTCGCGGCCCAGGTCAGCCGGCCCCAGGTCTTCTTGTCCGTGTAGCCGGTGGCCTTGAGGCCCCAGGACGTCTGGAACTTCTTCAGCACCCGGACGGTGCTGGTGCCGAAGTAGCCGTCCGGACCCAGGTGCAGGGCCTTCTGGACGTACTTCACGGTCGGGCCGGAGTCACCCAGCCGGAGCAGAGGCCGGCTCGGGATGCTCGTGTGACCGCGCTGCTGAGCGGCGGTCATGGTGGCCGCGGACGCGGTCGCCGGGGTGGTGCTGAGGCTCAGCGCGGCTCCACCACCGACAGCGAGGCCGACCGAGAGGACGGCGGCTGCGGCGCGAGGCGCACCGGACCTGCTGGACTTGCTGGACTTGCGGTGCCTCGCAATGGTCCGGCCGGTGGGCCGGTCTGTACTGGATTCAGCGTTGACGGCGCGCGAAAGCGACGTCCGTCGGGCTGTGACGGGCATGGTTGTCTCCCGACGCCTGTGAAGTTAGCTGTCGGGTTCGGGCTGGGATTCATAGCCCGGTCCGCTCCCGCGGACTTCACCCCAGAGTCTCG harbors:
- a CDS encoding response regulator; the encoded protein is MTRLLIVDDEALVRAGLKMILESDEDLEVVAEAEDGADAAAMVKEHRPDVVLMDIRMPRLDGLAATREVQALPDPPKIVVLTTFDLDDYVFRALQAGASGFLLKDTPPRELVQAIKVVAAGDAMLSPAVTRRLIGHFAGDSRPDRRRSAQERISRLTEREREVLVEVGHGLQNADIGRKLFMSEATVKAHVSRALVKLDATNRVQVAILAYEAGLLDD
- a CDS encoding sensor histidine kinase — its product is MRRLRRWYAWWFRHAPRLRDILYVGFSLLTIVLQAASGSGGWSPKDWYVLGAGIVASVALFWRRRFPVTVTAIAVLAMLTGGIFVPMGLALLTLSIRRRDYALAVLGVAAYAAYVLNSWGGKGSIWVQVFTAPFLVGTWIAIGAYVGARRDLMASWRDRAERAEAERELRSEQARLGERARIAQEMHDVLAHKVSLIALHAGGLEVNPTVGADKVEGSARLIRETARQAMEDLREVLGVLRTDVSVAGADLAPVPKASDLERLITASRDAGVTVGYDGALPDDVPVAVGRTVYRVVQESLTNVHKHARGAATDVQVHGARGAGVTVRVTNVRPVAAGSLLPGAGAGLVGLRERVELAAGRLSTGPTPDGGWQVEAWIPWDDHRQDSEPVLVDEGER
- a CDS encoding C40 family peptidase; the encoded protein is MPVTARRTSLSRAVNAESSTDRPTGRTIARHRKSSKSSRSGAPRAAAAVLSVGLAVGGGAALSLSTTPATASAATMTAAQQRGHTSIPSRPLLRLGDSGPTVKYVQKALHLGPDGYFGTSTVRVLKKFQTSWGLKATGYTDKKTWGRLTWAAKHKVLYGNHGASSASAGVGTFRAKVLKEAAKLKGTPYRYGGTSTSGFDCSGYTGYVYKYAGHKLPRTAREQYAATKHISRSAAKPGDLVFFSNGGGGVYHVGIYAGGNMLWHSSRPGRPVAKAQIWTSSVAFGRI
- a CDS encoding ABC transporter ATP-binding protein, which gives rise to MITVENLTKRYGSTTAVQDVSFTVQPGSITGFLGPNGAGKSTTLRMLTGLTPPTSGTATISGKRYVELPNPGRVVGVMLDAAAQHPGRTGRETLLLNASLLGVPKTRADEMLEAVGLSHAAKRRVGQYSLGMRQRLGIAAALLGDPAVLILDEPANGMDPEGIRWMRGLLQDFAARGGTVILSSHLLGEVQATVDRLVVIGGGRIVANGSLDELLAGSGTLVRGLDPAGLRTALTAAGLQVDRTPDGALRVDATAEQVGRAAAAAGQILLELRQSDGAGLEDLFFQLTAAPAAA